Proteins encoded within one genomic window of Lysinibacillus louembei:
- the thiE gene encoding thiamine phosphate synthase: MKRASLAVYFIMGTTNCQRDPLVILGEALQAGVTIFQLREKGEGALQGEALLNFAKRCQQLCRTYGVPFIINDDVALALAIDADGVHVGQDDSELAKIRSQFADKIIGVSVHNNEEMQTAVAGGADYVGIGPIFATNSKADANEPAGVTFLQKARASYPDFPIVAIGGITPERTAQVLAAGADGVAVISAICQSDNIAQTVNDFKK, from the coding sequence TTGAAACGTGCGTCGTTAGCTGTATATTTTATTATGGGAACTACTAACTGTCAGCGTGACCCACTCGTTATTTTAGGGGAAGCGTTGCAGGCAGGTGTGACTATTTTCCAATTGCGTGAAAAAGGTGAGGGGGCGCTACAAGGTGAGGCGTTGTTAAACTTTGCTAAACGCTGCCAACAGCTTTGTCGCACGTACGGCGTTCCTTTTATCATCAATGATGATGTGGCACTTGCCTTAGCTATTGATGCAGATGGTGTGCATGTAGGGCAGGATGATAGTGAGCTGGCTAAAATTCGCTCACAATTTGCGGATAAAATTATCGGTGTCTCTGTTCATAACAATGAGGAAATGCAGACAGCCGTTGCGGGTGGTGCAGACTATGTTGGCATCGGACCTATTTTTGCGACCAATTCAAAGGCGGATGCCAATGAGCCAGCAGGTGTGACGTTTTTACAAAAGGCACGTGCAAGCTATCCTGATTTCCCAATTGTTGCAATTGGTGGTATTACACCAGAGCGTACAGCACAGGTGCTGGCAGCAGGTGCAGATGGCGTCGCTGTTATTTCAGCGATTTGCCAAAGCGACAATATTGCGCAAACGGTAAATGATTTTAAAAAATAG
- the aac(6') gene encoding aminoglycoside 6'-N-acetyltransferase: MLKQAMLEDAPQAAALAQKLWPNSDLQGEMEQLLQQQDVFIVLAYSAEQAIGFAQCQVRYDYVEGTETSPVGYLEGLYVEPQVRLQGIAKKLVAACEEWTRQQGCTEFASDCELTNEDSLNMHLRLGFTEANRIICFTKKLETELK, from the coding sequence ATGCTTAAACAAGCGATGCTAGAAGATGCGCCACAGGCTGCAGCATTAGCTCAAAAGCTTTGGCCAAATAGCGATTTACAAGGGGAAATGGAGCAGCTTTTACAGCAACAGGATGTCTTTATTGTGCTTGCCTACAGTGCTGAGCAAGCAATCGGCTTTGCTCAATGCCAAGTGCGCTATGATTATGTAGAGGGGACGGAAACGAGCCCTGTCGGTTATTTGGAAGGTTTATATGTAGAGCCCCAAGTGCGTCTACAAGGAATTGCGAAAAAGCTTGTGGCTGCATGTGAGGAATGGACACGTCAGCAAGGCTGCACAGAATTCGCCAGCGATTGCGAGCTAACGAATGAAGATAGCCTCAATATGCATTTGCGATTAGGCTTTACTGAGGCGAACCGCATTATCTGTTTTACGAAAAAGCTGGAGACGGAGCTAAAATAA
- the thiD gene encoding bifunctional hydroxymethylpyrimidine kinase/phosphomethylpyrimidine kinase translates to MDIVMTIAGSDSGGGAGIQADLKTFQELGVYGTSAITALTAQNTLGVSDILAVSPEFTVAQIKAVFEDLQVKAVKTGMLFSADIIEAVAMELQQHSVQLVVDPVMIAKGGASLLQQEAVQALKTKLLPIATVLTPNIPEAEEITGIQIESVQDIEAAAKKILALGVQCVVMKGGHLEGEEAVDMVFFADGSFFAMSSERIDTKHTHGTGCTFSAALTAFLGKGYALRDAIIEAKHFIQAAIAHPLNIGNGHGPTNHFAYRKAQMKGQVKLH, encoded by the coding sequence ATGGACATTGTAATGACAATTGCAGGCTCGGATAGCGGTGGCGGAGCTGGTATCCAAGCGGATTTAAAAACATTTCAGGAGCTAGGGGTTTATGGCACATCAGCTATTACGGCCTTAACGGCTCAAAACACGCTCGGTGTTTCAGATATTTTAGCTGTCTCGCCTGAATTTACGGTGGCACAAATCAAGGCGGTATTTGAGGATTTACAAGTGAAGGCTGTGAAAACAGGCATGCTTTTTTCAGCAGATATTATTGAGGCTGTGGCAATGGAGCTACAGCAGCATAGCGTACAGCTCGTAGTTGACCCTGTAATGATTGCCAAGGGTGGTGCTAGCTTATTGCAGCAAGAGGCGGTGCAGGCATTAAAAACAAAGCTACTGCCAATCGCAACAGTGTTAACGCCGAATATTCCAGAGGCAGAGGAAATTACAGGCATTCAAATTGAAAGCGTGCAAGACATTGAAGCGGCTGCGAAAAAAATATTAGCACTTGGCGTGCAATGTGTTGTGATGAAGGGCGGACACTTAGAAGGCGAGGAAGCGGTCGATATGGTATTTTTTGCAGATGGCTCCTTCTTCGCAATGAGCAGTGAACGCATCGATACGAAGCATACGCATGGCACAGGCTGTACCTTCTCAGCTGCTTTAACAGCCTTTTTAGGAAAGGGCTATGCACTGCGCGACGCCATTATTGAGGCGAAGCATTTCATTCAGGCAGCGATTGCGCATCCGTTAAATATTGGCAATGGGCATGGACCGACAAATCATTTTGCCTACCGTAAAGCGCAAATGAAAGGGCAGGTGAAGCTACATTGA
- a CDS encoding YdcF family protein, which translates to MKKWISIVTAVAVVCGVGYYFLGKEINKGTSPQADGTNDYMVILGAKVRHTGEPSLSLQTRLDTAAAYLQDYPHVKAIVSGGQGRDEPASEASIMAAYLMNKGIAADRIILEEASTSTYENLLFSKELLPVDISKITIVSNDFHLQRAKFLAGKVGLEADVLAAETPSSVEKRANQRERLALLKAYLFGK; encoded by the coding sequence ATGAAAAAATGGATTTCAATTGTTACTGCCGTTGCTGTTGTATGCGGTGTAGGCTATTATTTCTTAGGCAAGGAAATAAACAAAGGCACCTCACCACAAGCAGATGGCACAAATGACTATATGGTTATTTTAGGCGCAAAAGTTCGACATACTGGGGAACCGTCTCTCTCCTTGCAAACAAGACTTGACACGGCTGCTGCTTATTTGCAGGACTATCCACATGTCAAGGCGATTGTGTCAGGTGGGCAAGGGCGCGATGAGCCTGCAAGCGAGGCGTCCATTATGGCGGCTTACTTAATGAATAAAGGCATCGCAGCAGATCGCATTATACTAGAGGAAGCGTCTACTTCTACATATGAAAATTTACTGTTTTCAAAGGAGCTATTACCAGTGGATATTTCTAAAATCACGATTGTGTCCAACGATTTTCACCTACAACGGGCAAAATTTTTAGCGGGGAAGGTAGGGCTAGAGGCAGATGTGCTTGCAGCAGAAACACCATCATCTGTGGAGAAAAGAGCTAACCAGCGCGAGCGACTTGCGTTGTTGAAGGCGTATTTGTTTGGAAAATAA
- the crcB gene encoding fluoride efflux transporter CrcB, whose product MIFVAIGGFFGAICRFAISNWVKAHVNTVLPLATFGINLLGSFLLGICVGVGPSSSIQLLAGTGFLGAFTTFSTFSVESVRLYDSRGLLAAASYLCISCLCGGILAFTGWWLAELLF is encoded by the coding sequence ATGATATTCGTTGCCATCGGGGGCTTTTTTGGGGCAATTTGTCGCTTCGCCATTAGCAATTGGGTGAAGGCCCATGTGAACACAGTCTTACCATTAGCTACATTTGGCATTAATTTACTTGGCTCATTTTTATTAGGCATTTGTGTCGGTGTGGGACCTAGCTCCTCCATACAATTGCTGGCAGGCACAGGATTTTTAGGTGCCTTTACGACCTTCTCCACCTTTTCTGTTGAGAGTGTGAGGCTTTATGATAGCCGCGGATTGCTGGCGGCAGCTAGTTATTTATGCATAAGCTGCTTGTGCGGAGGAATACTGGCATTTACAGGCTGGTGGCTGGCGGAGCTATTATTTTAG
- the thiM gene encoding hydroxyethylthiazole kinase — translation MTIYKIRQQQPLIHCITNYVVANFTANGLLAIGASPVMADEVSEVEQMTSIASGLLINIGTLNQSKVPAMLAAGKAANKQGVPAVLDPVGVGATSYRQEVIQQLLQQVKFTLIRCNEGELATIAGVEWRAKGVDSGQGNIDTIAVAQEVAKKYDTIVVVTGAVDIVTDGTIVKKVAGGHERMTLVTGSGCLLSALCTAALTVEGEPVANLAELLQTYKQIAEDAERNTAYIGSFQIEILNGLEKYSKG, via the coding sequence ATGACCATCTATAAAATTAGACAGCAGCAACCGTTAATTCATTGCATTACCAACTATGTTGTCGCAAATTTCACGGCAAATGGACTACTAGCTATCGGGGCATCTCCTGTGATGGCTGATGAAGTAAGCGAAGTTGAACAAATGACATCGATTGCAAGTGGGCTACTCATCAATATTGGTACATTAAATCAATCGAAGGTGCCTGCAATGCTGGCAGCCGGAAAAGCGGCGAACAAGCAAGGGGTGCCAGCTGTGTTAGATCCAGTTGGTGTTGGCGCAACGAGCTACCGTCAAGAAGTGATTCAGCAATTGCTACAGCAAGTGAAGTTTACATTAATTCGTTGCAATGAGGGCGAACTTGCTACAATCGCAGGTGTGGAATGGCGAGCAAAAGGCGTCGATAGTGGACAAGGTAATATTGATACAATCGCAGTTGCACAGGAAGTGGCAAAAAAATATGATACAATTGTAGTTGTAACAGGTGCGGTCGATATTGTCACAGATGGAACAATTGTGAAAAAAGTAGCAGGTGGACATGAGCGTATGACATTGGTGACAGGCTCAGGCTGTCTATTAAGTGCACTTTGTACTGCTGCGTTGACAGTGGAAGGTGAGCCTGTCGCAAATTTAGCGGAGCTTTTACAAACATATAAGCAAATTGCAGAGGATGCGGAGCGCAACACAGCGTATATTGGCTCGTTCCAAATAGAAATATTGAATGGCTTAGAAAAGTATTCGAAAGGTTGA